agtcctcacaaaccatcatcgtcaatatatataatacatagtagtggtttccggtccaaatgaacaaatgaaaatatatgtacatatttgaaatatgaacacacatatatacatatagctaaaatgaacaaattaacatccaactaccatgaacaaatggatccatatagctaatatgaacacatgtttttgaatatagctacacaacaaacatctaaaaatcaatgtaaaatcaagaaatactcacaatgcagtggtttccggtccaaacGCGCCGATTTCCTCTCGGAAAACGCCGAATACCGCTCGGGATTAGAGGATACCGCTCGGGATTACTGGTccgaaagttttttttatttttttgagtgcccaaacagtcaaatatttgaacatgttctatattagaatgatgtatgtcatctctactttcttaccatattttttctttttttatttcaaatatttttgaaaattttaaattcgggcgaaatttttcgaaatttaccgccggtatgggttgccgcctagtagcggtatcggtaaaaatCGGCGGTAACCGGCGGTTACCGATCGGTAAGGAAAACACTGGTTGGATCTGGCTGTTTGCAGCGGACTGCGGCAGTTGACATTGCTTGGCAATTGTCAGTGCGGCGTGGGACGACGTCGGAAGGCGGTGCTTGCGGCACCATCATCGTGGGACAGCTTGGCTTGCAGCGGACTGCGGCGGGCTGCTCAGCTTTGCTCGGCAACTCCGGTGTGGTACATCGTCGAAAGATGGTGCAAGCGACAACTTGGCTTGCTAGTATGGCGGCGGAGGCTGTTGCGTGGGTGGCGCAACGAGATGCGGTCGTTCGGCGGGCACGGTTTGGCTGTTTGATGGGGATCTTGAAACACGGGGCAACACCATTCATCATCCTGATGGCGACTTAAGGAACGGATCCGCGACATGGAGTACTGTGGCGGAcgtggcgaggcccccacgTGCGGTGTCTTCTGCATGGCGACGAGAGCGAGGAGGAGGTCTAGCGGCGggtgtggcgaggcccccgtgCGTTGTGTCTTCGCGGTGGTGAAGGCGAGACAGCCTGCGAGAGGTCCGGATTCGATGGTTTTCACTGATTCAGATGGTGTTTGCTGGGGCAGCGGCACTACGGCGGCAGGTCCTGCATAGCGGTggccttctcggcgtggtgcgGTTtgtttttcttgacttcttATCGACGCGGGATCGTGTTTCGACGGCGACTTCCTAGGTAGGAGGAGGTTGGTTGTCGTGGCAACTTGGCTTACTCGGCCGCCGTGGCTCTGCACTTTTGAGTGTTCACCCGTGTTGATGCCCCAATCCGACCGGGTGAGAGTTGAGGTGTGGTGTTCCTCGGGAGATCGAGCTGTGGAGTTCCCCGTgctgatgtcccaatccaaccgggtgttttttcttttttcgtttcttttcttttttttctgcatATGGTCTCCCAGGACTgtagttttgtatttttctgctatATTAATAGAAACTCGCACTGTCTTGTGCGGTTcgttaaaaaaatacaaatgtcTATTCATCCGCCAATTCGAAagttttttataaatatatctTAGCAAAAAATAGAGGAGCCAATGTTGCCAATTACCACTTCTCTCTCGAAGTGTCATCCTAGAAAAACCCTGATGCAGCTGACAATGCTCAAAGAAACAAAGCTGAAAAGGGCACACACAGGAATTTGAGAATTTCTCCGCCTTTTTCTGAACCAAGGCCGTCCACAGTCCACAGAAAAAACATCCCCATTTCCCCAAATCACCCTTGACCCCCTGCAAAAACCGTGAATTCCCACTTCgggctcctcttcctcctccggtcctAGCCCCCCACCCCAAACCCGGAGACCCACCCCGCCCGTCTCGGCTGGGCCTCGCGAGTCCGCCGTGGAAGGGCCCCCGGCGATGGGCTCCGGCGAGGAGGacactggcggcggcggcggcggtgcggtgcggggcGCGGTGCTGAAGGCGCTCGTGGTCGTCGGCGGCGTcctgctgctccgccgcctgcgccgctccaCCACCAGGTGGGACCacgcgcgcgccgtcgccgacgcgcTCTCCGGCGAGAAGGTGAGCCCACCGCGCGGCCCTCCATGGAGAATCGTTCGGTTCCCGGGGGACTCCGATGCGGCCGAACTGAGAATTCGTTCGGAAAAAATTCCGTCCTTTTTTCGCCCAATTTCGAATGGAGGAGATTGGAATGTTTGTGTCCTGATGCGTTTATTGGTTCGTGCTGGCACTTGACTGGTTCGCGTGTCTGTTGGTTCGGTGTGCAGTTCTCGAGGGAGCAGGCGAGGAAGGATCCTGACAACTACTTCAACTTGAGGTCGGACATGTGTGCTACACAGGCACTGCATTCTTTCTTCGCACACTAGTGTTTCCACTGTCCATTTGATCGGGGTTTTTGTCTTGGTTCTGGTACTATGGTGGTATCTATTTTAACTAATCGTAGCCTTGTTCTGGGAGGGAGGTATATGCACAAGCACAATGGCCGGTTCTTCCACGTAAAGGCCGTGTTGGTCATTGTAATTCACATTGTTGATAAGCCTAATTGTTGCTGGCCATGGATTTCTGGAGGTTTGTGATATTAGCTTTGGTGATGATGGATGACTGATTTTGACAAGTTGCTGGATACCACTAAGATGATTTGAAAATGCTATACTTGGTTAACACAGTTGGTCTGAACACTGCAAACTGTTTTGATTCGATCTTTTTAGTTTGTTGGGTACATAAATTTGTTTTGTTAATCTAGTGGTATCAGTTTAGTGATGTATCATTGATGGGTAATGGACCCGACGAACCTTTGATGGTTAATGGACCTGTTGTTTTGTACTCTTGTTGGATGGCTATTAGGATATACACGTGAAGATATGTCCTCTTGTACTAGCACCTTAGCAAGTTGTTTATTAAACTATATGTTCTTAAATGATCCGTATTTATTAAAAAGAGAGAAATGAAAGATAAACTTTTTTTGGTCTGAATTCATGGATTAGTGACTGAATGGTTACACTAACCTGTTATTGTTTTCTCCTAACTTCATCCTTGTAAATGTTTGCTCTTCCTGATCTTCTGTTGTTGCTTATTATCACTGATAATCATTATGGGATTAGTGAATATTTTGCTTGGATGTGAGTAAATGGTATAAGTGACTCTGCACTTATGACACAGAAAAACTGTGGTTTATCTGCACTTATGATGCAATTTTTTTATTACACAACCATTATCATGCATTATCATGTGGATTTTCAGTTGTTTGAAATGCTTTCAACTCTCCTTTTTCGGGTATGGGATAAGTTTGTTTTTAAGCATCCTGTGTAAACGATcagtcttcttttattttcagAATGCTCACATGCCCTGCAACTGAGATGGTGGATGGTTCTAGAGTACTTTATTTTGAGCAAGTATGATCCTTATCTCTATACATTCTTCCTCATTACAGTGCCCATTTAGGTTATTTGAATTCCATGCTTTGCTTTCCAGGCATTTTGGAGAACTCCAGAAAAGCCTTTTAGACAAGTAAGTAACTCCAAAACTGTACTAATCGCTTATATATTTCTCCTTGCCCTTACCAATTCATATGTAAGGTATTATTTTCTATAATTCCTTAATTGTTCTTGCACAAACTTATATAATCTTATGCTAACCAATATAGTTTAAACAAGATGATATTATATTATCTGACATTGCACACGCATAAGAGTATTATGTGATCACCTGATCAAGAGTTTTGTTTTACCCATACACTATTTTGATGAACATTCAGTACACCTATATAACTGTTTATTGTTTCTTTTAAATCCTTTCTTCCAGATAAACCTAACTAGATTTAAACTTGCTTAGCCATTTTGCATGCTATATTCTTGCAATTATGTATTGCTTTTGTCTGGTAACTGTGGATGATCTGATGATGCCATTAGTTTGGAGTATTGAGAATATGGTTCCACTACTCTGCAAGAAGGTGTGCTTCAAATGCCTGTAGATAGGATAGTATTCAGATTAAATTTGAATCTGTGCTACTCTGTGTCCTTTCTAGATTTACAATGTCTTATGTGCTTACCATATGTACAAAATAATGATAATTGCTGCTCCCTCCAGAGATTCTACATGGTAAAGCCCTGTCCAAAGGAGATGAAATGTGATGTTGAGGTGAGCACAGAATTGACATACCTGTTTTAAATTATTGGGTGTATAGAATATATAACATACTTCCTCTGAGATCCTGCAATGTCGTGAAATTGATGTACTGAACAATTCATCCATAATAATAATTCCCATAGTTTACTAGCAGTATTCAGTTTTCCCTCCTCTTCCTTGACTTGGTAAAAAATGAGACAATCTGAGTAAATGGGATCTCCTATATTCAGCTACAAAGAGAGCCATCGCACATGATGTCACTTGAGTTCATTTCCACAGTTACACGTTCAAAACACAAGTGGTAAGGTAAACTTGATAGCCCAAAAAGCTTGGTTTCATACTTTCATGTAACCTGCCCATAGCAGGAAGCATAAAAGGGTCTAATTAAAGTCACACATTTTCTACAGTGTTTTTTTCATCTAAGAATAAATTTCTTTCTTGTTGTTGTTTAATAACCGTTAAGTGATTAAGTGAATCTAATAATGTTTAGCAccattacttttttttttgcgagaatagcaccattaattttttttttgcgaggatagCACCATTACTTTTATTATATGGCGTTAACAAAGGATCTAAAATTTTGGTTGTAGCAATGCCACTTTGATTCATACATGTCTCTGCTTCTAAAAATGCTGATTGAAGGATAATAGTTTAAATCAATTCTGCAGGCAAAGCTGACTAAATAACATCTTAAATTGTATTCAATGGACAGTTGAGTTCCTACGCAATTAGGGATGCTGAAGAATACAAGAATTTCTGTGACCGTCCAAAGGATCAGAGACCACAGCCAGAAGAAGTAATTGCGGTAAGTCATGTCTGTCTGAACACAATCTTACTTTTCAGAATGTATGGACTGCTGCTGTCTTAAACTCTTGATGAACAGCTGCAATTTAAAGGAAGGAGATATTATACAACAATTAGACAAGTACAATGTACTTACTGATCATTCTAACACAATCTTGTTTTCAGAATGTATGGACTGTTGTTGTCTTGAAACTTTTAATGGACAGCTTCAATTGAAAGAAAGGAAATATTATACAAAAAATTAGACAAGTCCAATATATTTGCCCGTCCCCCTGTGCATATTAATGTGGGTACAGGGAGTTAAGGACCAGATGGAACTGCCAATGAGTGAACAAATAAACCCACAGAAAATAGATATGCACTTCAGCACTTGTATTATCAAGGGGTGGGGTTCGGGGTCCCATCTGTTACCGGACTAAAGATGATATAGGGTAGTTCAATGGGTTTTCACTATGAGTGATATTTACAAGTCAGGATTTCACAATTTCTTATTTTTACAATTCATTCTCAGCCTTGGGTATTTTGGATATGGAAGTGTACCACTAGGATCAGGACCTAGTACCGCACGGAAAAAGCATTGACACCCTTCAAATGATGTGGTATAACCACTTAATTGTATTATATATTTTGAAGCTATGTATTTAACTGTAAACCATTACATAGTAGGTTGTGCATGTATATCTGTACTCACATCCACTATGTAACTCCATATGGAATCATGAATGGATCATTATAGCTTCGCATAGTTTATTCATATCTTAAACTGTATATAATTTGTGATGCTGATCTTTCTTTGCACAAAGTGCTGTTAATGCTATTAAGCCTAAATATAAGCTTACATACCGCCTAACATTTAAGTTTGCATCTGGTATTCAGGATATCGCAGAGCGTCTGACCACCATACACTTGTCACAATGTGGACGTGGAAAACGCTGCTTATACGAAGGATCCACCCCACCTGAAGGTTTTCCCAACAATTGGGTAAGCTACTTGCTCTCCTCTCACTCAGCATATTCAGTTCTGTTTCTGACAGAATAATTTGTAATTTAATAAATCAAAACCTGCCACTGGTAATccttttttgtaatttttcgctTGTTCCCATCTCAACGCTGGTATTTTAGCAGAGTGGTGCATCATATTGTACATCGGATTTGTCCATCCACAAGAATGGTGAAGTACATATCTGGGACAAAGGTTTTAATGATGAAGGAAACcaggtgatttttttttaatatgcTTCACACTAGTGTTCCAGTTGGCTTGCCAAGTTTGAGCAGAAGAATCTTTTTTCTCACAATGTACTCACTTACTCTCAGGTTTGGGGAACCAAAGCTGGCCCTTACGAGTTCAAGCCCGCTCCCAAATCCAAATATGATGACATGTTCTCGCCATTAAATTTCTCCGCTCCTTTGTCACTTGAGAAGAAACTGGATAAAGCATATGTAATTGATGACCAGTAGAGCCTGAACCCTAAATTTGTTTTGTAGGAAAGCAATAAGTGAAtagcatgtatgtatatattgtAATGAGTTCTAATGCATTCTTTTTTGACCAACCATCCTGTGCGTATGCTGGCCCATGGTCAGTATGGCGAGGGATGTCATAGTTCAAGATGACCAAATGGCATTCTATCAGATGGCGTATCTTGCAACGCTCCAAAAGGATGTTCTAATCCTAATCGCATTACGTCAGATGCTGAGATGGTTTATTCTGACACTAGCATTATCATGAGTTATGATGTAGTAGGTGGAATTCTTTGGAACCCTAGCATGGTGGTTGGCAAAAACTCGCCTTGAAAGCGTTTGATGGACAGTAACTCAGCTATTACAAGCCAATGGCAATTTATCAGTGGTTAATTCTTTCTTGGAGACCATGCAATTTGGTTCTTTGAAGTCTGTCTTGTTGTCATACTGCATTCTTGTCTGGAGTTTAGCATTGTATTTAACATCCAGCGGGACTTGCAGTCACATGTGCTTGGCACCAAAGCTGTTCGTATCCCTACTACTCCttttgttccaaattataagtcattccaaaaattttggagTCAAattatctcaaagtttgaccaaaattatagagagaaacacaaaaatttatgacattaaataggtatattatgaaaatatagctaacaacgaatctaatgatacttaattggtattataaatattattatttttagatcactttgtattttgtatttttgcgtttttggaagggaatcttcaatatttgaagtattaaatatagactaattataaaactaattacagatctcgtctgtaaactacgagacgaatctaatcacgtcataattaggctcattagattcgtctcgcgatttacagtccatttgtgtaatgcaatttatttttttactacatttagtacaccatgcaagcgatttacaaaaattttgcattttgcgttttggatctaaacaaggcctaaatgTCCCAAAATTAACAACTTGAATCAAACAAAAGGATCAAACTATGAACATACCATCTGGTTTGAGGCCCATACCGTTGGCACCTGTGGTATTCTGCTGTACAACCCTTCAAGGTCATGTTAACCTGCGCTGTATTATAGCAGCTAAATTGCATGTTAATCTGGATCGGAGTGGCCAGTTGACCCTTGGATCTACTGGAGCTCTGTGCGCCATGGTTATGGCGAGGTACTGCCTACTGGCTGGATgtttggattttattggacTGCGCATTGCAGAGGTTACTATAGGGGCCAAGATCAGGTCATGTGCCTCTAACTAGGAAGTGGTTGGTCatcatttccttttcttttcttaaaTGTACGGGTCCAAAATTATAATGAGCGCAGTGACAAATAGTGtaatgaggccggagctgtccagTTCACAGATGAATGATGGAGATGTTGGGGACGTATACATCGTAGTTGAAGTCGACGTGAGGTCCTTTCTATCATTTTCTTGGTATAAAGAAAAGAACCCTTAATTAGTTTCACGACTCCAATAACTGGTCCAATAATTAAGGCAGTTTCTAATAATTACTAGTCATGTTTTTGTACGAATCAAGAAAAAtggctagggtttagggtaTAACAAAAAATCCAGATTATAGGTCATGAATTACTTGGAAGTTGAAGTAGACTGAGGTTGTTAGGCCAATCTCAATGAAAATATCATGAGTATTATATGGCAGATAAGAAAAAAGGGGAGTGTAATGAGATTTAAGAGAAATGTTATCATCACAATACTTCTTCGACTCCATTACTTGCTTCGCAGTCTTGGTAACTGTGCGATTACACTTTCCATTAAAATTGAAATTAGAGATTGTTTGTTTCCTATAAATCTCCAAATAACTAGGTGGAGAGAGATAATGGATTACAATTACATGTCTTATCATTATTTTTTCTCATCAGGAGAGGAAAATATCCCGCAGCCTCTAGCACGGAAGTGCCGATGGTTCGTGGCACGATTGACCACAGAGGTCCACCCGCACCACATCCTCTGGAGACCCTGGAGTCCGGAGAGAGAGGTTTTGTTTGGTTCTGGCTACGATCCTAGCACACTAGAAATAGTAACAATTTTAACTACTAATTACGGTatcaaacaaaattaatttataaaactaacttcaAAACTCTCGCGCTATtgactctgaagaatctaatgaggtctttgatcgcacgatttaaatatatttactgtagtatcactatagcaaaatcatcgattaattaccgtcattagatttatcacgaaaagttacacctatttttttaaaaaaattataaataaacttcatttaatactttatgcatacgagattctcttctcgggTACCAGTTTTGTTGCAAAACCAAGGCCAGAGAAGCCGAGCCCCGGCGGCCCGGCCGCAGAGGATCCGCGGCAGGCTGGCGCGATCGGCCCGGCCCCCAACCCCGTCCACGCGGACCACGCCACATTG
The genomic region above belongs to Panicum virgatum strain AP13 chromosome 8N, P.virgatum_v5, whole genome shotgun sequence and contains:
- the LOC120685748 gene encoding chromophore lyase CRL, chloroplastic-like isoform X2: MGSGEEDTGGGGGGAVRGAVLKALVVVGGVLLLRRLRRSTTRWDHARAVADALSGEKFSREQARKDPDNYFNLRMLTCPATEMVDGSRVLYFEQAFWRTPEKPFRQRFYMVKPCPKEMKCDVELSSYAIRDAEEYKNFCDRPKDQRPQPEEVIADIAERLTTIHLSQCGRGKRCLYEGSTPPEGFPNNWSGASYCTSDLSIHKNGEVHIWDKGFNDEGNQVWGTKAGPYEFKPAPKSKYDDMFSPLNFSAPLSLEKKLDKAYVIDDQ
- the LOC120685748 gene encoding chromophore lyase CRL, chloroplastic-like isoform X1 codes for the protein MGSGEEDTGGGGGGAVRGAVLKALVVVGGVLLLRRLRRSTTRWDHARAVADALSGEKFSREQARKDPDNYFNLRMLTCPATEMVDGSRVLYFEQAFWRTPEKPFRQRFYMVKPCPKEMKCDVELSSYAIRDAEEYKNFCDRPKDQRPQPEEVIADIAERLTTIHLSQCGRGKRCLYEGSTPPEGFPNNWQSGASYCTSDLSIHKNGEVHIWDKGFNDEGNQVWGTKAGPYEFKPAPKSKYDDMFSPLNFSAPLSLEKKLDKAYVIDDQ